A window of Halomicrobium zhouii genomic DNA:
TCACGTCGATGAGGTCGCTGCTGAACTTCGGCTCCGTCCCGGCTTCCCGGAGGATGCGGTACTCCTCGTCGGTGAGTCGTTCGCGCCACTCCGCGTCGTCCGTCGGCAGGTCGTCCGCGTCTGTTTCGCTCATGGGCCAGCGTACGTTCTGGAGGAGTATATACTGCGGGCTCTTCTGGTCACGGGTCCCTGCCAGCGTCGTCCCAGCGCTGGTCGACCAGTTCTTCGAACGGGTAGGATCGACCGCAGGCCCGACAGTACGCCGTCTCGGTCGTCTCGGCGGCCGAGAGGCTCGTGTGCCCGCTGGGGCAGACGATGCGGTACTCCGAGTCGAGTTTCTCCCGGATCCGGTAGCCGTTATTCGACATCGAGTGTACCTCCGCACGAGAGCGTCGTCACCGGTTCGTACCGACCGATGGCCTGGCATCGCGGACACGGGGTCGACGGATGCGCGAGCGGGGAGCGAAGGCGATCGCGAGCAATCGTGTGCAGCACGAACTCGAATCCGCTCACACAGCAGCGGTGCCGCACTCGCGGCACCTTTCGACGAGCGTCACACATTGGCCGCCGCCACGCGTCGGCAGTTATCCGCGGCGGCCAGGGCGGCCGTCTCTCACCGGTCGACGGCGTCCACGCCGTCCTGCGTCGCCCGCCAGCCGCCGTCTCCAGCGCTATCGTCGTCCGCCCGCGGACCTGCCGTCGTTCGGCCGTGGTCGCAGCTGCGTCGATACTGGTGCCCATCCGTACGGAAGTGGATGGCGAGTAGCGACTAAGTGGCCAGCCTAGGGCGGAGCGGAAGTGAAACTAACAGACGGCGGGGAACTGGTCACTCGTTCGGGACGTTTTCCGGCCGTCGTCGTGTCCGCTCGCCGACGGCGGCTGGTCCCGTCGCGAGCACTGTCGCTCAGCGACGTATCGAAAACTCCACGCGGCCAAGGAGGAGGCACGGCCGCGTAGGGTGTGGGGGTGGGGTGGTTTGTCGGGCGGATCGAATCCGCCAACGACACGTTGGGGCTCCGGACTGATACGAAGCAAGCCAAACTGTTTTGGGTCTGTTCGGACGCCGCCGACAGACCCACGGATAGCTCTCCGATTCGTATTCGGCGAGAGAAGCCAGGGGTGGGATTTGAACCCACGAACTCTCGATTACAAGTCGAGTGCTTGAACCACCCAAGCTCCCCTGGCGCACTCGACGATAGCACACACTCCGTTTAGAGGGTATCGCTTTCGACCGGCTTCTCCAGTTCGACGCGGTGGGGTTCGTACCCGTGGCGACGATAGAACCGACGGGCGTCCTCGTTGGCGGCCATCACGTTGAGCGCGACGCGGTCGACACCGCTGTCGGCGAAGCGCTCCTCGGTCGCGGCGAGCAGGCGCGTCCCGATTCCCTGTCGCCGGTAAGGCGGAGCGACGTAGAGGTTCTGGACGACGCCACGCTGGACGTCCTGTTCGTACTGCCCGGACTCGACGGTGAACATGACGAAACCGGCCAGTTCCCCGTCCTCGCGGGCCACCAGCAGTTCGTCGGCGACGATCCGCCGGAGCGTCGCCTCCCTGACCGTGGCCCGGTTGCGCTCGGGGGCAATGTGGGAGTCGTACTCGCGCTGCCCACGCGCGAGCGAGACCCACTGGTCGACGACGGCGTCGACGTCGTCGACCGTACCCGTGGTTATCTCCATCGGCCCGTATCGCTCCGGGATTCGACCGGACCCGTCAAAGGCGTTGTCCCGCGGACGACACGCGGCTTCGTTCGGGTCGGCCCATCCGGAAGCCGCAGTCGCTCAGATGTCGCGACAGTCGGCACAGAGGAGCTGGCCGTTGAACGCCGAGAGGTCGCGGCTGAGCGATCCGCACTTCTCACAGATCCCCTGGTCTTCGAACCCGCCGGCTTCGGCAGCACCCGCGTCAGAGGCTGTCGTGCTGGTGCTGGCGTCGACGAGGTGGGAGTCCTCCTCGCTCGCCCCGTTGGCGGCGTCGATCTCGGTGCCGATGGTCGAACTGCTGAGGACGTCGTGCTCGGTGACGATGCCGTCCGGCTTTCCCCCGCTGGAGACGACGAGCCACTTCGTCGACCGGGCCGCCATCCGGTCGCGCGCCTCGGCGAGCGTGTACTCGGGAGTGATGGTCGGCACCGACTCCGTCATCGCGTCGCCGACGTTGACCGTCGTCGGATTCGTGTCGTCGTCGACCACAACTTCGAGGACGTCGCGGTCGGAGAGGACGCCGACCGGCTCCGACCCGCGGAGGACGATGGCCGGTTCGGCCTCTTCGCGGATCATCAGTTCGACTGTTTCGAGCGCGTTGTCTGATTCGCTGGCGGCGACGAACTCCCGGTCCATCACCTCCTGCACTGTCACGTCCCTGTTCATGTCACGTGCTACCAGTGGAACAGTCTAAAAATTACCTGCACCACGCTTATGCCGGTACGCGGCGAAGATCAGGGGCTTCGCTCAGTCGCCGATTTCCACGTCCGCGCCCGTCGCGCGGCACCGTTCGAGCGCGTGTTTGGCGACCATCCCCGCGTCCGACGCGACCCGACCGCGTCCGACGCCGACCTTGAGGTCGACGTCGACCTCGTCCCGGACGTGGTCGATGGCGTCCTGATAGTCGGGCGCCGCGAGGTCCGGGCAGACTGCGATGACATTGTCGCCGCCGACGAAGAAGGACAGCGAGTCGTGGGCCTGGCGCATGTAGCGCATCAGCTCTGCGTACCCCTGTTCGATGTGGATGAACGTGTCGAACTCGTTGAGCTGGTCGGTGTACTCCCCGGTCGCGTCGTTGACGTCGAAGTGGGCGATCTGGAGGTCATCGACCGTTCTGAACTCCTCTTCGATGTGTCGACCGCGGAGTATCTCCCGGCGGTGTTCGTCCTGGGCGCTCCCCGCGTCCTGGAGTTGCTCTGTCGCCGTTCCGAGCGCGCTGACGGGGTCGGTTCCCGTGGCGACGCTGAGGCTCATCGTCACCGGATACCGGTTCCCGACGGACTCCTGGATGAGGGCGTGGTCGTCCATATCGAGCCCGTTCGAGACGGCGATCATGTTGTCGAACCTGGTGAAGAAGACGTAGCCGTCGCGGTTCCCGAACAGCTGCGAGAGGTCGGCGAAGAGCCGGGACTGTAGCGTCTGGAGGTCGACTTCCCGCCGCGGTTCCGGCGTGACGGTCCAGGGGCCGTAGTTGTCGATCTGTATGTGCGTCACCTGCGTGTTCGTCACAGTTGTCTCCGCGTTCGACACGGCCCGGTATTGTTCTGTCGAAACGTCCAACCGGAGGCCACCCCTCGCCGAGGGCGTGCCTCGGTACGAATCCAGCAGGTCGTCGACGACACCATCCGTGGACAGTCCCGATTCGAACTGCAGCCGCTGGTGAACACTCACACTCTGAGCTCACGATCGGCTGATAAACGTAACTGACGCGACTTTGTGGAACTGTTCAGGCGTGTTCGAGTTCGTACGGCCAGTAGCCGGCCTCCCGAAGCGCGCGGCCGACCGCCTTGTGGAAGTCCGGAAAGTCCTCGAACTCCTCCTGGTCGACGTAGTCGAAGATCTCGGAGACGCTGACGACGCGCTCGAAGTCGATGCGGACGGGGTCGTCGCCGAACTCGTCGACGTACCCCGCCGCCGACAGCGGGAAGTCCTCCTCCTCGTCGATTTTCTTCGCCAGAACGGCGTGTCCGTACTTGCGACGCCCTTCGCTGCCCTGCTCGCCGTCGGGGTCGTGGGGCCAGTCCATACTTCAGCGTTGCCCAGGTGACGCAAAAGGGTTTCTCTCCTGACTACCGGCGGACGAACAGGAGCAGGCCGCCGCCGAGGAGGACGATGCCCGCGCCGATACCGACTTCCAGCGTTCCGACGTCACCGATTGCCGGGAGCGACGGGAGGGACGGCTCCGCGTCGAGCAGGCCGCCGTCCGTGGATTCCGTGTCGTCTGCCGTGGTGTCCGAACTGTCCGACTGGTCCGAGCCGGATATCGCGTCGCTCGTGAGGATGACGGAACTCACTCGCTCGGCCCCGAGACCGACATCGTACTCGCCCTTGCTCGTGACGACGTGGTCCAGTTCGACCGTCTTCGATTCGCCGGGCTGGAGCGTCACGTTCTGCCGGTCGACGGTCACCCCGTCGACGCGCATCTCGGCCTCGTAGTCGCCGGCGACCTGTCCCTCGTTCGCGACGGTGGCCTTCAGCACGACCCGCTGGCCGTCGCTCGCGTCCTCGGTGTCGACGTCCGCTGACCGGACCGCGAACTCGGGGGTCAGCGCGCCGAGGACGAACTGATTCCCGCCGTCGGTCGACGCCTCGTAGACGATGGCGTCTTCAGTCGTGGCGGCCTGCTCGGTCGTCAGCGGTGTGAAACTATCGCCGGTTTTCCGGTAGACGGTGACGCCGTTCGACTCCAGTCCGTGTTCGTTCAGCGCGTCGCGGTCGACGGCGACCCGGAGCGATGTCGTGTTGACCCCCGAGATGGCGTCCATCTCGACCGCTCCGACGAGCGACGCACCCTGACCGCTAGGGACAGAGAACGACGCGCCGTCGGCCGGTGCGTAGGTCGCAACGCTGCGGTTGAACGACGACCCCGGCCCGGTCATGGTCACTCGCTGGAGGGCGAACGGTTGACCGTCCTGGGCGGGGAGGTTCGCGGTCATCGATTCACCGGCCGCGACGCCACCGGCGCGGACGATTGCCGTCTGGCCGTCGTCACGTTCGGTGACCGACGCGACCCGGAGCCGCGTCACGGTGAGCGTTCCCGCTGTTTTGTCGTTGGCCTTGATCCTGTACGTCCCCGGTTCGTCGAAGGAGACGTTGATCACGGCCTTCCTGTCGGAGTCCGACTCGACGTGGATGCGTTCGGACGCCACGTCGGATCCGTTTGCCAGGACGTCGATGCCGATGACGCCGCCGTCACCGCGGTTGTGAAGCTGAACCTGTACGCCGACCGGTTCGCCGACCAGCGTCGCGTCGCGTTCGAGGCTCGCGCTCGACATCCAGATACGCGGTTCCGCGACGGCCGTGCCAGCGAAGGCGGCGTTGGCTAGCAGTATAGCCAGGAGGGGGAGGGCGATGAGCCGTTTCTTCGATGTTGTTTGGGACCACATTGTTGACCAGGTGCCTACGTTTCGAATGTTAGTACCGGAATATAAATGTGCGTGTTATCTCCGTGATCACTTCACTGAATCGACTCCAGTCTCGCGTTTTTCGATCGGATCCGCCGCGGCCGGTTACCACGCTTCAGAACTGTCCTTTCCACGCGTCTTCACTGCATATAGATTCGTGCCGTTCGCGAGTCGGTGGTCTCGGTGGACTGTTTCACTCACGTCCGTTCGTTCAGAAGCGGTGGGGCTGGGATGTGAACCACGCCGAGACATTCCTGCTCGGTCGCTTCGCTCCCTGTGCGGGCTGTGACTCGTCTACTTCGAATCCCAGCATGATGCATTTGCTGCTCACGAATTGTTCGCAGCAAAATGCGGTGGGGCTGGGATTTGAACCGGAGCCAGATGGTCGCTCTCACTCCGTTCGAGCGCTGCAACTGGCAGGGCTCAAATCCCAGCGTGTTGCATTTGCTGCTCA
This region includes:
- a CDS encoding GNAT family N-acetyltransferase, which produces MEITTGTVDDVDAVVDQWVSLARGQREYDSHIAPERNRATVREATLRRIVADELLVAREDGELAGFVMFTVESGQYEQDVQRGVVQNLYVAPPYRRQGIGTRLLAATEERFADSGVDRVALNVMAANEDARRFYRRHGYEPHRVELEKPVESDTL
- a CDS encoding CBS domain-containing protein — its product is MNRDVTVQEVMDREFVAASESDNALETVELMIREEAEPAIVLRGSEPVGVLSDRDVLEVVVDDDTNPTTVNVGDAMTESVPTITPEYTLAEARDRMAARSTKWLVVSSGGKPDGIVTEHDVLSSSTIGTEIDAANGASEEDSHLVDASTSTTASDAGAAEAGGFEDQGICEKCGSLSRDLSAFNGQLLCADCRDI
- a CDS encoding GTP cyclohydrolase III; this encodes MTNTQVTHIQIDNYGPWTVTPEPRREVDLQTLQSRLFADLSQLFGNRDGYVFFTRFDNMIAVSNGLDMDDHALIQESVGNRYPVTMSLSVATGTDPVSALGTATEQLQDAGSAQDEHRREILRGRHIEEEFRTVDDLQIAHFDVNDATGEYTDQLNEFDTFIHIEQGYAELMRYMRQAHDSLSFFVGGDNVIAVCPDLAAPDYQDAIDHVRDEVDVDLKVGVGRGRVASDAGMVAKHALERCRATGADVEIGD
- a CDS encoding DUF5785 family protein; its protein translation is MDWPHDPDGEQGSEGRRKYGHAVLAKKIDEEEDFPLSAAGYVDEFGDDPVRIDFERVVSVSEIFDYVDQEEFEDFPDFHKAVGRALREAGYWPYELEHA
- a CDS encoding CARDB domain-containing protein: MWSQTTSKKRLIALPLLAILLANAAFAGTAVAEPRIWMSSASLERDATLVGEPVGVQVQLHNRGDGGVIGIDVLANGSDVASERIHVESDSDRKAVINVSFDEPGTYRIKANDKTAGTLTVTRLRVASVTERDDGQTAIVRAGGVAAGESMTANLPAQDGQPFALQRVTMTGPGSSFNRSVATYAPADGASFSVPSGQGASLVGAVEMDAISGVNTTSLRVAVDRDALNEHGLESNGVTVYRKTGDSFTPLTTEQAATTEDAIVYEASTDGGNQFVLGALTPEFAVRSADVDTEDASDGQRVVLKATVANEGQVAGDYEAEMRVDGVTVDRQNVTLQPGESKTVELDHVVTSKGEYDVGLGAERVSSVILTSDAISGSDQSDSSDTTADDTESTDGGLLDAEPSLPSLPAIGDVGTLEVGIGAGIVLLGGGLLLFVRR